One stretch of Labrenzia sp. CE80 DNA includes these proteins:
- a CDS encoding TRAP transporter small permease, which translates to MYSLLQRAISFWALLGGVLVIAIVLVTAVNVGAFILDSILKNFGIFVSALPGYEDFVRLAISAAALSFFPYCQMKRGHVAVELFVQSFPQWLQQALDKLWLLLTMALAVFLAYWMWIGMLETRSDNTMTAVLGWAEWPWYLPGVVSMALWALISLAQAFGAKSHG; encoded by the coding sequence ATGTACTCTTTGCTGCAGCGTGCGATCAGCTTTTGGGCACTCTTGGGTGGGGTGCTTGTGATTGCAATTGTGCTGGTAACGGCAGTGAATGTCGGCGCTTTCATTCTCGACTCTATCCTGAAAAACTTCGGGATCTTTGTGTCTGCCCTGCCTGGGTACGAGGATTTTGTCCGTCTGGCGATCAGTGCGGCAGCGCTCAGCTTCTTTCCCTACTGCCAGATGAAGCGCGGGCATGTCGCTGTTGAGCTCTTCGTTCAGTCCTTTCCCCAATGGCTGCAACAAGCACTCGACAAGCTGTGGCTCCTGCTGACCATGGCGCTGGCGGTCTTTCTTGCATACTGGATGTGGATCGGGATGCTCGAGACCCGCTCTGACAATACGATGACCGCCGTTTTGGGCTGGGCTGAGTGGCCATGGTATCTGCCGGGTGTCGTGTCGATGGCGCTCTGGGCGCTCATTTCTCTGGCGCAGGCCTTCGGAGCCAAATCCCATGGGTGA
- a CDS encoding TRAP transporter substrate-binding protein translates to MKRIMSVAVGLATATILAASASAQEVTLTFHHFLGPKAPAQTKMIEPWAKSVEEASGGRIKVEIFPAMSLGGKPPELYRQARDGVVDIVWTVLGYTPGVFPRTEVFELPTVHRGSAKETTVAIANSWDLIKDDFKDIKPILVHTHGGQAFHMVDKPVRTPDDLIGMKLRTPSRIGGWTIEALGAEPVGMPVPALPQALSKGIVAGALIPFEIVAPLKIQELTKHSTEGPNSYRFGTATFMIGMNKDSYESLPDDLKKVIDDHSMGNIAETYGAVWDASEESGKKLIRENSELITLSEDEYTAFEDKMAPVVERWVADANGNGLDGSGMVEAARAAVVKASGN, encoded by the coding sequence ATGAAGCGTATAATGTCCGTTGCGGTTGGCCTCGCCACTGCAACCATCCTGGCGGCATCAGCAAGTGCACAGGAAGTCACCCTGACATTTCACCATTTTCTTGGTCCGAAGGCTCCGGCACAGACCAAGATGATCGAGCCTTGGGCCAAGAGTGTCGAAGAGGCGTCCGGCGGCCGCATCAAGGTTGAGATCTTTCCGGCCATGTCTCTCGGTGGTAAGCCGCCGGAGCTCTATCGTCAGGCTCGCGACGGTGTGGTCGATATTGTCTGGACGGTTCTGGGCTATACGCCAGGTGTTTTCCCGCGCACGGAAGTGTTCGAACTTCCCACAGTTCATCGTGGCTCCGCCAAGGAAACAACCGTCGCGATCGCCAACTCCTGGGATCTGATCAAGGACGACTTCAAGGATATCAAGCCGATCCTCGTTCACACACACGGCGGGCAGGCCTTTCATATGGTCGACAAGCCGGTTCGTACGCCGGACGATCTGATCGGCATGAAGCTCCGGACCCCGTCGCGCATTGGCGGCTGGACCATCGAGGCATTGGGTGCCGAGCCTGTAGGCATGCCGGTTCCCGCTCTGCCGCAAGCGCTTTCCAAGGGCATTGTAGCCGGCGCGCTGATTCCTTTTGAGATTGTGGCGCCGCTCAAGATCCAGGAACTGACCAAGCACTCGACCGAGGGACCGAACAGCTACCGCTTCGGTACGGCGACGTTCATGATTGGGATGAACAAGGACAGCTACGAAAGCCTTCCTGACGATTTGAAGAAGGTCATCGATGATCACTCCATGGGAAACATCGCTGAGACCTATGGCGCTGTCTGGGATGCCAGTGAAGAGAGTGGCAAGAAACTCATTCGCGAGAACAGTGAGCTGATCACCCTCTCCGAGGACGAGTATACCGCGTTTGAAGACAAGATGGCTCCTGTCGTTGAACGCTGGGTTGCTGATGCCAATGGCAACGGACTTGATGGTTCGGGCATGGTGGAAGCCGCACGCGCTGCTGTCGTCAAAGCCAGCGGCAACTAG
- the pcaQ gene encoding pca operon transcription factor PcaQ, translating into MIDPRVKYRHVQCFLEVARRRSLVKAADALSITQPAVSKTLKELEDILEVRLFERSRKGVSLTQFGEVFLHYAGASLAALKQGLDSVAQARMSGESYLNVGVLPSVAARIVPGAVQTFQSESVETTLTLITGPNTFLLSRLRVGELDLVVGRLADPEQMAGLSFAHLYSESVSFVVRRGHPLLYEKSGDLGRIADFPVLYPTKEAIIRPYIERLLITHGITRLPKRVETISNSFGRTYTLDTDAVWIISSGVVSRDIAAGELVELPLETSETTGPVGLTTRADAPPTPALLMFQSALRASAEKMSIHL; encoded by the coding sequence ATGATTGATCCTCGAGTGAAGTACAGGCATGTCCAGTGCTTTTTGGAGGTTGCCAGAAGGCGGAGTTTGGTCAAGGCAGCTGATGCACTTTCGATCACACAGCCCGCCGTCTCCAAGACGCTCAAGGAGCTCGAGGATATCCTTGAGGTGCGTCTTTTCGAACGCAGCCGCAAGGGCGTTTCACTGACCCAGTTTGGAGAGGTCTTTCTGCACTACGCTGGCGCAAGTCTGGCGGCGTTGAAGCAAGGGCTGGACAGTGTGGCGCAGGCGCGCATGTCTGGCGAATCCTATCTCAATGTGGGTGTGCTCCCGAGTGTTGCCGCCCGCATTGTGCCCGGTGCAGTTCAGACCTTCCAGTCCGAGAGTGTGGAGACCACCCTGACGCTCATCACCGGGCCAAACACGTTTCTATTAAGCCGCCTGCGGGTCGGCGAACTGGATCTTGTGGTCGGGCGACTGGCTGACCCCGAGCAGATGGCTGGCTTGTCCTTCGCGCATCTTTATTCTGAAAGCGTATCGTTTGTGGTCCGTCGAGGTCACCCACTTTTGTATGAAAAGAGTGGTGATCTGGGACGGATTGCCGACTTTCCGGTTCTGTATCCGACGAAGGAGGCGATCATTCGCCCCTATATCGAGCGGCTGTTGATCACGCATGGCATTACCCGATTGCCGAAGAGAGTCGAGACCATCTCAAATTCCTTCGGTAGAACCTATACGCTCGACACTGATGCGGTCTGGATCATTTCGAGTGGTGTCGTATCGCGTGACATTGCCGCAGGTGAGCTTGTTGAATTGCCTCTGGAAACGTCGGAAACAACGGGTCCGGTTGGACTGACAACGCGTGCGGATGCGCCGCCAACGCCGGCCTTGTTGATGTTCCAAAGCGCTCTAAGGGCATCAGCTGAAAAGATGTCCATACATCTGTGA
- the pcaD gene encoding 3-oxoadipate enol-lactonase, with translation MNMIRANGQVLHFADTGETNLPVLVFANSLGTDFRIWDRVCAQLDEKFRLVRYDKRGHGLSTAPAYPYDMDDHADDLIALLDALKLTSVIVVGLSVGGQIAQGIALKRPELARALVLCDTAAKIGDHKTWTARMEAIDAGGIEVLAEAILERWFSSDFRTQRADELEGWRAMLVRTPRQGYLGTCAAIRGTDFTQQAAQLKLPVLCVCGTEDLATTPELVQATARLIENARYVSIEGAGHLPCIEFPDELVGAMTQFFQENSLV, from the coding sequence ATGAATATGATCAGGGCGAACGGCCAGGTCCTTCATTTTGCCGATACCGGCGAGACAAATTTACCGGTCCTTGTCTTCGCCAACAGCCTCGGAACAGACTTCAGGATCTGGGACCGTGTTTGCGCGCAACTAGACGAAAAGTTCCGGTTGGTGCGCTATGACAAGCGCGGACATGGATTGAGCACGGCGCCTGCGTATCCCTATGACATGGACGATCATGCCGACGACCTGATTGCGCTTCTGGACGCGCTCAAACTCACATCGGTCATCGTGGTGGGGCTTTCAGTGGGAGGTCAGATCGCCCAGGGCATCGCCCTCAAGCGCCCGGAGCTGGCCCGAGCTCTGGTTCTCTGCGACACGGCAGCAAAGATCGGTGATCACAAAACGTGGACCGCGCGGATGGAAGCGATCGACGCCGGCGGCATAGAGGTCCTGGCAGAAGCCATCCTTGAGCGCTGGTTCTCTTCAGACTTCAGGACCCAACGCGCTGACGAACTCGAAGGCTGGCGCGCCATGTTGGTGAGAACGCCGAGGCAAGGTTATCTCGGCACCTGCGCGGCGATCCGGGGAACTGACTTCACACAGCAGGCGGCCCAGCTGAAGCTTCCGGTTCTTTGCGTTTGCGGAACAGAAGACCTGGCAACCACGCCTGAGCTGGTTCAAGCCACCGCCCGCCTCATCGAAAACGCACGCTACGTTTCCATCGAAGGCGCGGGTCACCTGCCCTGCATCGAGTTCCCCGATGAGCTTGTTGGCGCCATGACCCAATTCTTTCAGGAGAACAGTCTTGTCTGA
- the pcaC gene encoding 4-carboxymuconolactone decarboxylase produces MSDRNPDSRYEIGMATRRSVLGDAHVDRAGENMTDFDNPFQTMITEGAWGTVWSGDALTKRERSIVTIALLAALGHEEELAMHVRATANTGASAEDIREALMHVAIYAGVPAANTAIKVAKEALQGLKT; encoded by the coding sequence TTGTCTGATCGCAACCCAGATTCCCGATATGAAATCGGCATGGCCACGCGGCGCAGCGTTCTGGGCGATGCTCATGTCGACCGGGCGGGTGAAAACATGACGGATTTCGACAACCCGTTTCAGACGATGATAACGGAAGGTGCCTGGGGCACGGTCTGGTCCGGCGACGCGCTGACAAAGCGGGAAAGGTCCATCGTGACCATCGCTCTACTTGCAGCGCTCGGACATGAAGAAGAGCTGGCAATGCACGTCAGAGCGACTGCAAACACAGGCGCGAGCGCAGAAGATATTCGGGAGGCCCTGATGCATGTGGCCATTTACGCAGGCGTTCCTGCGGCTAACACCGCGATCAAAGTGGCTAAGGAAGCTCTGCAGGGATTGAAGACTTAA
- the pcaH gene encoding protocatechuate 3,4-dioxygenase subunit beta: MTIERSNSERTVRMAGEYFQRDRNLQPPAYTPNYKTSVTRSPQKALLSLEQSLSELTGPVFNHNDLGPLDHDMILNYAKDGEPIGQRIIVHGRVIDESGHGVPNTLVEAWQANAGGRYRHKKDTYLAPIDPNFGGCGRCLTDDEGYYFFRTIKPGPYPWRNYVNSWRPAHIHLSVFGPSFTQRLITQMYFEGDPLIDICPIVKTIPDEDAIKRLIAPLDLNASIPLDCRAYKFDIVLRGRRSTLFENRLEGN; the protein is encoded by the coding sequence ATGACAATTGAGCGATCGAACAGCGAGCGAACGGTTCGGATGGCCGGAGAGTATTTTCAGCGAGACCGCAACCTCCAGCCCCCCGCCTATACACCAAACTATAAAACGTCGGTCACCCGGTCTCCGCAAAAGGCACTTCTGTCCCTGGAGCAGTCCTTGTCGGAACTGACTGGGCCGGTCTTCAATCACAACGATCTTGGGCCGCTCGATCATGACATGATCCTGAACTACGCCAAGGATGGTGAGCCCATTGGTCAGAGGATCATCGTTCATGGACGCGTGATCGATGAAAGCGGTCATGGTGTGCCAAACACGCTGGTTGAAGCTTGGCAAGCGAATGCGGGCGGACGCTATCGGCACAAGAAAGACACCTATCTTGCACCCATCGATCCCAACTTCGGTGGCTGTGGACGATGCCTGACCGATGATGAGGGCTACTATTTCTTCCGCACCATCAAACCGGGCCCCTACCCCTGGCGCAACTACGTCAACAGCTGGCGCCCCGCTCACATCCACCTGTCGGTCTTCGGCCCCTCCTTCACGCAGCGCCTGATCACACAGATGTATTTTGAGGGTGATCCGCTGATCGACATCTGCCCGATCGTCAAGACCATCCCGGACGAAGACGCGATCAAACGCCTGATCGCGCCGCTCGATCTCAACGCGAGCATTCCCCTCGACTGTCGCGCTTACAAGTTCGATATCGTTCTGCGGGGCCGCCGCTCGACCCTGTTTGAAAACCGTCTGGAGGGCAATTGA
- the pcaG gene encoding protocatechuate 3,4-dioxygenase subunit alpha, whose protein sequence is MVQPLNYLKETASQTAGPYVHIGLAPDYAGFDIFETNFSNVVAGPNTKGERIKIEGRVFDGTGAPVRDVLIESWQANSDGKYNHPEDKQQKPVETDFRGWGRICSDFETGIFTIETIKPGPVPGRNGKTQAPHISLWIVARGINIGLQTRLYFSDETAANADDQVLNLIEQEDRRKTLIAQRSDRDGETVYSFDIYLQGDNETVFFDV, encoded by the coding sequence ATGGTTCAACCGCTGAATTACTTAAAGGAAACCGCGAGTCAGACCGCTGGGCCCTACGTCCACATTGGCCTTGCACCCGACTATGCCGGCTTCGACATTTTCGAGACCAACTTTTCCAACGTGGTGGCCGGTCCAAACACCAAAGGCGAGCGCATCAAGATTGAAGGCCGTGTGTTTGATGGAACGGGCGCACCCGTGCGCGATGTGCTGATCGAAAGCTGGCAGGCCAACTCGGACGGCAAATATAATCACCCGGAAGATAAGCAGCAAAAACCGGTCGAAACGGACTTTCGCGGCTGGGGCCGGATTTGCTCTGACTTCGAAACCGGTATTTTCACCATCGAGACGATCAAACCTGGTCCGGTTCCCGGCCGGAACGGCAAGACCCAGGCGCCCCATATCAGTCTCTGGATTGTCGCGCGCGGGATCAACATCGGCTTGCAGACCCGGCTCTATTTCTCGGATGAAACAGCGGCCAATGCCGATGATCAGGTGCTCAACCTGATCGAGCAGGAAGACCGGCGCAAAACACTGATTGCGCAACGCAGCGACCGGGACGGCGAGACAGTCTACAGCTTCGACATTTACCTGCAGGGCGACAACGAAACGGTCTTCTTCGACGTCTGA
- a CDS encoding CoA-transferase, which translates to MAKFQSLADAVADNLNDGDSAAFEGFTHLIPHAAAHEVIRQCRKDLTVMRMTPDMIYDQLIGMGCVKKMIFSFAGNPGVGLLRRFRDALENGWPHQLEIEEHSHAAMANAYEAGAAGLPCAIFRGYRGAELTRVNPNIKFVECPFSGENLATVPALRPDVAVIHALKANRNGDVFLEGITGVQKEAVLAAKRSIVTVEEIVDDFEGLSPNATVLPAWTVTSIAVVPGGAHPSYTQGYYGRDNGAYLEWDKIASDRDMFMDWMKANVLDQTPDIFAARVAHLKTQG; encoded by the coding sequence ATGGCGAAATTTCAGTCCCTGGCCGATGCGGTTGCCGACAATCTCAACGATGGCGACAGTGCCGCCTTTGAAGGCTTCACTCATCTCATCCCGCATGCCGCTGCTCATGAGGTCATCCGCCAGTGTCGCAAAGATCTGACGGTGATGCGCATGACTCCGGACATGATCTACGATCAGCTGATTGGCATGGGCTGCGTGAAGAAGATGATCTTCTCCTTCGCCGGAAACCCAGGCGTTGGCCTGCTGCGCCGGTTCCGGGATGCCCTAGAGAACGGTTGGCCGCACCAGCTTGAGATCGAAGAACACAGTCACGCGGCCATGGCAAACGCCTATGAGGCGGGCGCAGCCGGCCTGCCCTGCGCCATTTTCAGAGGCTACCGGGGCGCCGAGCTGACACGCGTCAATCCGAACATCAAATTTGTCGAGTGCCCCTTTTCCGGTGAGAATCTGGCCACAGTTCCCGCTCTTCGGCCTGATGTTGCGGTCATCCACGCCCTCAAGGCAAATCGCAACGGGGATGTGTTCCTCGAAGGCATCACCGGTGTTCAAAAGGAAGCCGTTCTGGCTGCCAAACGCTCGATCGTGACCGTGGAGGAAATCGTTGATGATTTCGAAGGTCTCTCGCCAAATGCGACGGTCCTGCCCGCCTGGACCGTAACCTCCATTGCTGTCGTGCCGGGAGGCGCTCACCCATCCTACACCCAAGGCTATTACGGCCGGGACAATGGCGCCTACCTGGAGTGGGACAAGATCGCGTCTGACAGAGACATGTTCATGGACTGGATGAAGGCCAACGTCCTTGACCAGACGCCGGACATTTTCGCCGCCCGTGTTGCACACCTGAAGACCCAAGGCTGA
- a CDS encoding CoA-transferase subunit beta: MSTFTPTEMMTVAAARALSNDDVCFVGIGAPSAACNLARLTHAPDITLIYESGTIGTAPTVLPLSIGDGELCDTALNTVSVPEMFRYWLQGGRITVGFLGGAQLDRFGNINTTVVGDYDNPKVRLPGGGGAPEIAISCGEIFITMKQSTRGFVEKLDFITSLGHGKGGSDRADHGVHTKGPTRLITDLAVWQPDPQTKEFTVTSLHPGASRKDVQDTVGWPAKFADHVLETPAPSAEELQVLRDLQARTKAAHEGK, from the coding sequence ATGAGCACCTTCACCCCGACCGAAATGATGACGGTTGCCGCCGCCCGCGCGCTATCCAACGATGATGTCTGCTTCGTCGGCATCGGCGCCCCTTCGGCAGCCTGCAACCTGGCGCGTCTGACCCATGCGCCCGATATCACCCTGATTTATGAAAGCGGCACCATCGGAACCGCCCCAACGGTGTTGCCTCTGTCCATCGGAGATGGCGAACTGTGCGACACGGCATTGAACACGGTCTCGGTGCCGGAAATGTTCCGCTACTGGCTTCAGGGCGGACGGATCACCGTAGGCTTCCTTGGTGGCGCGCAGCTGGATAGGTTCGGCAATATCAACACCACTGTCGTCGGCGACTATGACAATCCGAAAGTCCGCCTGCCTGGCGGCGGCGGCGCACCTGAGATCGCCATTTCCTGCGGCGAGATCTTCATCACCATGAAACAGTCGACCCGAGGGTTTGTCGAGAAACTCGATTTCATCACATCGCTCGGCCATGGCAAGGGCGGCTCGGACCGTGCCGATCACGGTGTCCACACCAAGGGACCGACACGGCTCATTACCGATCTCGCAGTCTGGCAGCCCGATCCACAGACCAAGGAGTTCACCGTCACCTCGCTGCATCCTGGTGCTTCTCGGAAGGACGTTCAGGACACCGTTGGCTGGCCTGCAAAGTTCGCAGATCATGTGCTCGAGACACCGGCGCCGAGCGCGGAAGAGCTGCAGGTCCTGCGTGATCTGCAAGCCCGCACCAAAGCCGCCCACGAAGGCAAATAA
- the pcaF gene encoding 3-oxoadipyl-CoA thiolase, with protein sequence MQRAYICDYIRTPFGRFAGSLAPVRADDLGAIPIGALMERNTDVDWAAVDEVIYGCANQAGEDNRNVARMSSLLAGLPETVPGTTMNRLCGSGMDAIITASRAIISGQADLIVAGGVESMSRAPFVMPKAETAFSRSNEVHDTTIGWRFVNPLMKRQYGVDSMPETGENVAEDFSISRADQDAFAYRSQKKAAEAQARGRLAEEIVAVTIPQRKGDPVIVEKDEHLRPDTTLETLAKLRAPFRDGGTVTAGNASGVNDGAAALLIASEDAVRKYGLTPIAGIVGGATAGVPPRIMGIGPAPATRKLCEKLGIAPKDFDIIELNEAFASQGLAVLRDLGLDETADFINPNGGAIAIGHPLGASGARITGTAALELKKRGGKLALATMCIGVGQGIAIALESA encoded by the coding sequence ATGCAACGCGCCTATATCTGCGACTATATCCGCACCCCTTTCGGCCGATTTGCCGGTTCGCTTGCCCCGGTTCGCGCCGACGACCTGGGAGCGATCCCGATCGGGGCCCTGATGGAGCGCAACACGGATGTGGACTGGGCCGCGGTCGATGAAGTGATCTATGGCTGCGCCAATCAGGCGGGTGAAGACAACCGCAATGTCGCCCGCATGTCCTCGCTTCTTGCCGGGCTGCCTGAAACGGTTCCCGGCACCACAATGAACCGGCTTTGCGGCTCTGGTATGGATGCCATCATAACGGCCTCGAGGGCGATCATCTCCGGTCAGGCAGATCTCATTGTTGCGGGAGGTGTCGAAAGCATGTCTCGCGCGCCTTTTGTCATGCCAAAGGCCGAGACAGCTTTCAGCCGGTCGAATGAGGTGCACGACACGACCATCGGCTGGCGGTTCGTCAATCCCCTGATGAAAAGGCAGTATGGCGTCGATTCCATGCCGGAAACGGGCGAGAATGTCGCCGAAGATTTTTCGATCTCACGCGCGGATCAGGATGCCTTCGCCTATCGCTCGCAAAAGAAAGCGGCGGAGGCCCAGGCGCGCGGCCGGCTGGCGGAAGAAATCGTTGCCGTGACGATCCCGCAACGCAAAGGCGATCCTGTGATTGTCGAAAAAGATGAGCACCTGCGCCCGGACACCACCCTTGAAACGCTGGCAAAACTGCGCGCGCCTTTCCGAGACGGCGGCACGGTGACGGCCGGCAACGCCTCTGGTGTCAACGATGGCGCCGCCGCGCTGCTGATTGCGTCTGAAGACGCCGTTCGCAAATACGGTCTCACACCGATCGCCGGCATCGTTGGCGGCGCGACCGCCGGCGTTCCTCCACGCATCATGGGCATTGGCCCCGCGCCGGCCACCCGCAAATTGTGCGAGAAACTCGGTATTGCGCCGAAAGACTTTGACATCATCGAGCTAAACGAGGCTTTCGCTTCACAAGGTCTTGCGGTTCTGCGTGATCTCGGACTTGATGAAACAGCTGACTTCATCAATCCGAATGGCGGTGCCATTGCCATCGGTCATCCGCTCGGGGCCTCAGGCGCACGGATCACGGGGACTGCGGCACTGGAACTGAAAAAACGTGGCGGCAAACTGGCCCTGGCAACGATGTGTATCGGCGTCGGTCAGGGCATCGCCATCGCACTGGAGAGCGCTTAG
- the pcaB gene encoding 3-carboxy-cis,cis-muconate cycloisomerase, producing MGPTAFDSQITGALLTAPETAALFDDKAVIKAMLDVEGALALAEADCGLIPAASAKAIAATCQSLLIEPISLAEGTAKDGVAVPALVAQLRAAVGSEHASFVHWGATSQDICDTGLILRLRTAIDFHEASLWQLADQLAKLADAHRNTPIAARTRMQQATPTSFGLKAAVWLSGLLRHLERLDGIKFRLLLLSFGGAAGNLSALGERAVAVEMNLATRLNLGVSPAPWHTLRDGLYDYAGWLSLVTGTLGKIGADIVLLAQNEIAEVRPGGGGGSSTMPNKVNPVGAEVLVALARQNAGLLGTLHQAALQEHERSGANWTLEWLTLPQIVLSTGSALDHANRLIGALEVKSETMRATIETSNGLLLAEAASFALAEHMPRPEAQALVKNACKQVNETGTHLFDVLAGLGDAPIDWEDLKDPAHHMGASDVMIDRVLESYQHLDPKR from the coding sequence ATGGGGCCGACTGCCTTCGACAGCCAGATCACGGGTGCGCTTCTGACCGCTCCTGAGACCGCCGCCCTTTTCGACGACAAGGCCGTCATCAAAGCCATGCTCGATGTCGAAGGCGCGCTCGCATTGGCGGAGGCCGACTGCGGTCTTATTCCCGCAGCGTCGGCAAAAGCCATCGCAGCGACCTGCCAGAGCCTTCTGATTGAGCCGATCAGCCTCGCGGAGGGTACTGCAAAAGACGGCGTCGCCGTCCCTGCCCTTGTTGCGCAACTCCGCGCAGCGGTCGGTTCCGAGCATGCCAGTTTCGTTCATTGGGGCGCGACCAGTCAGGACATTTGCGACACAGGGCTCATCTTGCGGCTGCGCACCGCAATTGATTTTCATGAAGCATCACTCTGGCAGCTTGCCGATCAACTGGCAAAGCTCGCAGATGCGCACCGCAACACGCCAATTGCTGCAAGGACACGCATGCAGCAGGCGACCCCGACGAGTTTTGGCCTGAAGGCCGCCGTCTGGCTCTCCGGCCTTTTGCGCCACCTGGAGCGGCTCGACGGCATCAAGTTTCGGCTTTTATTGCTTTCATTTGGTGGTGCAGCGGGCAATCTCTCTGCCCTTGGCGAACGCGCAGTGGCTGTTGAAATGAACCTTGCCACGCGTTTGAACCTTGGCGTTTCGCCAGCTCCCTGGCACACGTTGCGCGACGGTCTTTACGACTATGCCGGCTGGCTGTCGCTCGTGACGGGGACTCTCGGCAAGATCGGCGCCGACATCGTGCTGCTGGCGCAGAATGAAATCGCAGAAGTGCGTCCGGGCGGCGGCGGCGGTTCCTCAACCATGCCGAACAAGGTCAACCCGGTCGGCGCGGAAGTCCTCGTTGCGCTTGCACGCCAAAATGCAGGACTGCTCGGAACCTTGCATCAGGCGGCGCTTCAAGAGCATGAGAGATCGGGCGCCAACTGGACCCTTGAGTGGCTGACCCTGCCGCAAATCGTCCTCTCGACAGGCAGCGCCTTGGATCATGCGAACCGGCTTATCGGAGCGCTCGAGGTCAAAAGCGAGACCATGCGCGCGACGATCGAGACTTCAAATGGCCTGTTGCTTGCCGAAGCTGCCAGTTTCGCACTGGCAGAACATATGCCGCGTCCAGAGGCGCAAGCACTCGTCAAGAACGCCTGCAAACAGGTCAATGAAACCGGGACGCATCTATTCGATGTCTTGGCAGGTCTCGGCGATGCGCCGATTGACTGGGAAGACTTGAAGGATCCAGCGCACCACATGGGCGCAAGCGATGTCATGATTGATCGCGTTTTGGAATCGTATCAGCATCTTGACCCGAAGCGCTAA
- a CDS encoding AAA family ATPase encodes MLIIFSGLPGTGKTSIARALASDLQAVYLRVDTIEKVMLSCQAIKTRDDIGPAGYDTARAVALDNLRLGRWVILDSVNSVSLSRENYHETARDADVSWLDVWVVCSDKEEHRQRVEQRKGNSPDIQLPDWQAVKNREFEPWSDRQSENLLQVDTARHSPGECIAQIKAQLRSRAG; translated from the coding sequence ATGCTGATCATTTTCTCCGGATTGCCGGGAACGGGTAAAACCTCGATCGCGCGCGCATTGGCCTCAGATCTTCAAGCCGTCTATTTGCGGGTTGATACGATCGAAAAGGTCATGCTGTCCTGCCAAGCGATCAAGACACGTGACGACATTGGACCTGCCGGCTATGACACGGCCCGGGCAGTCGCGCTGGACAATTTGCGCCTTGGGCGTTGGGTGATCCTGGACAGCGTCAATTCAGTCAGTCTTTCACGCGAGAACTATCATGAGACTGCTCGCGACGCAGACGTTTCGTGGCTCGATGTCTGGGTCGTCTGCTCCGACAAGGAGGAGCATCGCCAACGCGTCGAGCAGCGAAAGGGCAATAGCCCCGACATTCAGCTGCCTGATTGGCAAGCCGTGAAAAATCGCGAGTTTGAACCCTGGTCTGACCGCCAGTCCGAAAACCTTTTGCAAGTTGATACGGCCCGTCATTCTCCCGGCGAATGCATCGCGCAGATCAAGGCGCAACTACGGTCCCGGGCGGGCTGA